In Pseudomonadota bacterium, the genomic window CTCGGCCGGCGCGCAGGCTTTGGCGTGCTTGCTCGATCCGCTGCAAGAACCGCGGGTCGTTCTCAAGCCGGTAATCAAACCAGTCGTCCTCCGTCGCAAAACCGATGAGCACCCCGGCCGGTTTGCCGTGGCGCGTGATGTCTCGGCTTCATGCAAAAAGCGAGTCAGGTCGTTCTTGACCTCGGACAGAGGGACTTCCTTCACTTGGGACTTCCGAACTGAGCGAGCCATGGGTTGCCTCCGGCTTGGGCACGATCGCCAATACCTCAACGGTCGAGCCTGCAACATCGTAAAACACACGCACCTCCTCGACCCTGAGCCGGTACTGCGGTCGGGCGAGCCCGTGCAACCGCTTAACTCGGCTGCGGCTGGTCTTGGGTGGGTTCGTGCCGTAAGTGCGTTTCGAGGGCCTCCTTTACCGCCGCCCAGACGTTCGCCTTTAGCCTTTTGCGATCCTCTGGCTTCCGGGGCCAGGACGATCTCAAATCGCATTCTGGCCAGATCTATAGCCAGAACCGGCTCCGTGCGGAAATGTGCGATAACGTTCGCAATGACCGGGCGCCGGAGCGTGAAGGGCGACGGGAAACCAACAGCACAGAGGTTGGACGCTCCGGTCGATTGCGGGGTTAGCCCGGTTTCCCTCGGTCTCTCCTTTCTAGAGCTAATCGTCGTCGATTGCTCTTTGAGATCGAGTGAAACTTCGATAGTTCCTCTTATATGAGCCTGGGTTAGCCGCACATCGGCGAACCCGGGGAATGAAGTCCATTTTCCCCGGGATTCGTGGCGCTCAACCCCATTAGGCTACATGACTGTGATAATCGTCTACACAGAATTCTTCCGGCGCAACCCGCTTCACGGTTCTGCCCTACACGAACTGCCTGATACAACGGTTTTGTTCGTGGGACACCTAAACCGCTGGCCCTTACGCCAAAGGAACTGTCGGCGAATCGGCGCTTGCTAGTACCGGCGTCCTCCGCCTCCATAGCCACCGCGTTTGTCGCCCCCACCTCCGCCGTAGCCACCCGGGCCACGGCCACCACCGCCTTCCTTGGGGCGGGCCTCATTGACCGTTACGGTCCGGCCGTCCATCTGCGTAGCGTTGAGGGCGGCGATGGCCGCCTTCGCTTCCTGGTCGCTGCCCATCTCAACAAAGCCGAACCCTTTGGACTGCCCGGTGCTGCGATCCGTGATCACCTCGGCGGAACGTACAGTACCATGAGCCGAGAACAGCCGTTCCAGATCACTGCTGCGGATGCCGTAACCCATGTTGCCAACGTATAACTTCATTCCCATACAGTAACTCCTCAGAAAACCGTCATGCGGTACCACGCCCCCTATGGGCTGGCTCAGACGGAATAAGTTCTGTGATGCGATTGCAATGACGCTTTGAGTGCCTATCGCATCACATCAGCGGCAGCGAAAAGCAGAGACGAGGAGCGCCGTTTTTTTGCTGCCGCTGGATGTGTTCGTTAAAGGTCTTCCACATCAACAAGCTCCGGTTCAGTAGAGTCGAGCGCTCTCGAGTGGAAGAAGCACTTCCCTCCTCCGGAAAGTGCCACGCGTTTTTTGACCAAAGGAGAAGTTTAATCATCAATCTCATTGTACCTCAAACAGCTTGCCGATTCGTCATCGGGTGATAGACCTCAGTTTGGCCAGTCGAATTAAATTTCACTACGATGCCTACCCCACCGCACCTTCTCGATCAGGTCCGAGCGACGCTTCGGTGGACGCATTATAGCAGCCCCGTTCTCTGGCGAACGGCTTCGTAGAGGCAGATCCCGGCGGCGACGGAAACATTCAGGCTCTCGATCGCGCCGGCCATGGGAATGTGTACGAGGCGATCGCAGCGCTCTCGGGTTAAGCGCCGGAGGCCTTTTTCTTCCCCCCCGACCACCAAGGCCGTCGGTCCGCGCAAATCCAAACCGAATAGGCTGTCACTGGCCTCCCCGGCCGTCCCGATGACCTGCAGGCCTAACTCTTTCATCTCGGCGAGCGCTGCCGCGAGGTTTCCGGCCTGAATCAAGGGCACCGTTGCCGCCGCTCCGCTGGCGACCTTTTGCACCGCCGCTGTCAGTCCCACCGCCCGGTGGAGCGGCACGATCACGGCATGGGCACCGGCGCTATCGGCAGTGCGCAGGCACGCGCCCAGGTTGTGCGGATCTTGGACCCCATCGAGCACCAGCAGTAGCGGCGGCGCCGTGCCTTCGGCCAGCAACGTTTTTAGGTCCCGCGCACCCGGCGCCCGCGGATGACGGCAGCGTAACACCGCCCCCTGATGCCGAACGCCTGCCGCTAGCCGATCGAGCGTTCGCGAGGCCGCTCGCTGCACGGCGAGCCCCTGTTGGGCCGCGAGTTCCAGGAGATCTCGCAGGCGCGGATTCGGCGGCCCGGCTTCGATCCATAGCTCGAGCGCGTGCTCGGGTGCGTCCGCCAAGACTCGGCGCACCGCGTGGATCCCGCAGACGATGGGGTCCCGCCCGGCCCCATCCCGCGCTCCTCGTTTGGACATGCTAGGCGCCCGGCTTGCGTTATACCCGTTTCATGGCACGAGATCGAAGTCGATACGCCGGCCATCGAGGTCCACGCGTACGACGCGCACCGATACTTCCGTCGCGATCCGGTAACTGCGTTTACCGTGCTCGCCCCGAAGCTCATGACGCACCGGATCATGATGGTAGTAATCGTTCTTTAAAGAGGTGACGTGCACCAAGCCTTCCACGTAGATGTCCTTGAGTTCCACGAAGAAGCCGAAACCGGTCACCGCCGTGATAATGCCCGAGTATACTTCGCCGATCTTATCTTGCATGAACTCACACTTGAGCCACGCCACCGCGTCGCGCGTCGCCTCGTCGGCACGCCTTTCGGTCAGGCTGCAATGGTCTCCGAGGCTTCTGAACTGCTCTGCCCCATAACGGAACTCCGTGTCCGGTTTTTTCGCCAGCAGGTGGTGAATCGCGCGGTGAACCAAGAGGTCCGGATAGCGCCGGATGGGGGAGGTAAAATGCGTGTAGGCGCTGTGGGCGAGGCCGAAATGACCGGCGTTCACCGGGCTATAAACCGCCAGCCGCAAGCTCCTCAGCATCAGCGTTTGAATCAAATGCGCATCCTGCCGCCCCGCGGTTTCCGCGAGGAGCGCCGCGTAATCGCGCGGTTCGGGTTGCGCTCCGCCACCGAGGCTGAGCCCGAGCTCACCGAGAAAGGTGCGCAGATCATCGAGCTTTTCGCGCGCCGGCGGTTCGTGGATGCGGTACAGGCACGGCAGCCCGCGCTCTGCGAGGAACTCCGCCGCAGCGACGTTGGCGGCAATCATGCATTCTTCGATGAGGCGGTGAGCATCGTTACGAACCGTGGGGACAATGCGCTCTATTTTTCGCGCGGCGTCGAAAACGATCTTGGTTTCCGTGGATTCGAAATCGATAGCACCGCGTGCGTCGCGCCGGCGGCGGAGCTGACGGTAGAGTGCGTAAAGCTCATCGAGATGCGGTGTCAACGCTCGATAGCGATTTCGCGACGCGCGTCGACGCTCGACCGCGATGACATTGACCTCGTGATAGGTCAAACGCGCGGCCGAGCGCATGAGCGCTTTGCGAAATTGATAGGACTGAACACTCCCGCGCGCCCCGACGTCGATTTCGCATACCAGGCACAAACGATCAACCTCCGGATTAAGGGAGCAGAGACCGTTCGACAGCGCCTCGGGCAACATCGGGATCACCCGGTCGGGGAAATAAACCGACGTGCCCCGAAGATGAGCCTCGAGATCGAGCGCCGAGCCTGGTGCAACGTAGTGCGACACATCGGCGATCGCGACCAGCAGGCGCCAGCCGTGCGCGGTACGCTCGCAATAGACGGCATCATCGAAATCGCGCGCGTCCTCTCCATCGATCGTGACCAGCGGCAGCGATCGCAAGTCCGCCCGGCCGGCCCGGTCCCGCGCGCGCACCGCCTTGCCGAGACCGGCCGTCTCGGCGAGCACTGTCTCGGGCCAGGTATGCGGCAGATCGTAGGCGCGGATGGCGATGTCGATCTCCATCCCGGGCGCCATGTGATTGCCCAGAATATCGCTCACCCGGCCGATTGGCTGACGCCGCCAGTCGGGTTGCCGCACGATATCGACCATGACGATCTGACCGTGCTGGGCGCCCGCCGCGGCATCGCCGGGGATCAAGATATCTTGATGGAAGCGTTTATTGTCGGGGGCGACGAAAGCCACGCCTCCCTCGCTGAAGAAGCGGCCGACCAAGCGCTGGTTGGCCCGTTCCAAAACTTCGACGAGCGCGCCCTCGGTGCGGCCGCGGCGATCCTTGGCGACCACGCGTACCACGGCGCGATCGCCATGGAGCAAGCTGCGCATTTGCCGGCCGGAGAGGAACACGTCTTCGCCGCCATCTTCGCGCACCAGAAAGCCGTAGCCATCGGGATGAGCCGTCACCCGCCCCGGCAGCAGGTCCAACTTGGCCACCGGACCGTAGGCTTCCCGGCGGTTGAGAATCACTTGCCCTTCGCGTTCCATAGCCTTGAGCCGCCGCGCCAGGGCCTGCAATCCCTCCGGCGTGACGACCTCGAGATCGCGCGCGATCTGCTTATGCGTCCTCGGCCCGCTGCAATCGCCGAGGTAATGTAAAATGAGCTCGCGGCTCGGGATCGGCTTTTCATAGCGCTCGGCCTCTCGTTCCGCGTGGGGATCTTCGATGCGTTGCTTTCTCATTGACTACCCATTGTGGCTTCGGTAGATTGCCGACTCCCTCGCCGAGGTGGCGAAATTGGCAGACGCGCAAGGTTCAGGTCCTTGTGGGGGGTAACCCCCGTGGAGGTTCAAGTCCTCTCCTCGGCACCATGGTTCTTTAGCAAATCAATCCAACAACTTTTTTAGCACGATGGTCGCCGAGCGCTCCGGTCCGGTCGAGATCATATCGATGGGGGTCTCGGTAAGCGCGGCTAAGCGCTCTAGATAAGCCTTAGCATAATCGGGCAGCTCGGAATAAGAGGTGATCCCTTCCGTCGATGCGTGCCAGCCGGGTAGATCCTCGTAGACGGGCTCGCAGTGCGCGAAAGCCTCCGCGCCGGTCGGCGGCGTCGACCGCAGCCCGCCTTCATAGTTGTAGCCCACGCACACCCGAATCGTGTCTAAGCGGTCGAGAACATCGAGCTTGGTGATACATAGCCCGGAGATGCTGTTGATCTGACACGATCGGCGCAGCGGTACGGCGTCAAACCACCCGCAACGGCGGCGGCGCCCGGTAGTGGCGCCGAACTCGTGGCCTCGGCGCGCTAGATACTCGCCCATCTCATCGGCGAGCTCGGTCGGAAACGGGCCGGACCCGACGCGCGTCGTATAGGCTTTAGTAATACCGAGCACGTAATCGAAACAGCGCGGACCCACGCCCGTCCCCGTGGCCGCACCGCCGGCCGTGGTATTGGAAGAGGTCACGTAGGGATAGGTGCCGTGGTCGATGTCGAGGAGCGTACCCTGCGCCCCTTCGAATAATACGTTTTCATCACGGCGCTGATAATCGTTCAGCAGCCCCGTGACATCGGCCGTGAGCGGGATAAGCTCCTCGGCATAGCCCAGATGCTCATCGAGGAGCGCCTGGAAATCGAGCGGCTTGCATTGATAATAATGCTTGAGTACGAAATTATGAAAATCGAGAACTTCCCCGAGCTTGACCGCAAACCGCTCGCGGTGGCGTAGGTCCCCCATCCGCACGGCGCGGCGCGCGACTTTGTCTTCATAGGCCGGCCCGATGCCCCGTCCCGTGGTTCCGAGCGCCGCATTGCCCCGGGCTTTCTCGCGCGCGATGTCGAGCTCGACGTGATAGGGAAGGATGAGGGGACACGCTTCGCTGACTTTCAGACGCGCGCGCGCCGCGATACCCACCTGCTCGAGCAGGGCGATCTCTTCGAGCAGCGCTTGGGGCGAGACAACCACGCCGTTACCGATGAGGCACTGGACATCGGGACGCAATATGCCTGATGGAATCAAGTGCAAGATGGTCTTGGTCCCGCCGATGACGACGGTGTGCCCCGCGTTATGACCGCCCTGGAAGCGCGCGACGGCAGCGACGCGCTCGGTGAGGAGATCGACGATTTTGCCCTTGCCCTCATCGCCCCATTGCGTGCCGATGACTACGAGCCTTTTCCCCATGACGACTAAAGTCCGCTATTTCCTACTCTTGTGGGACATCGGTCACCTGCCACTGACCGTTTATACAGTTTAACATTTTGTTACATCCCACTTCAGGAGCGCCCCCGGCTTGGCCGGGCAAGGCGTAGACCACGCGCCGGCCGCCTCGCCTTAGCTCCGCGACGGCCGCGGCCAAGCGGACATCTTCCGACCAGGGCGCGAACACCGCGTCTTGCGCCCCCCCGGCAGCGGCACCCGAGCCAACCAGCAGTTTCAGATCGGTGCTAAAGCCGGTCGCCGGCCGCGCCCTGCCGAAGATGCGGCCGATATCGTCGTACCTGCCACCCTTCGCGAGGGCTTGGCCCTGACCCGGGACATAGGCCGCGAACATCACGCCGGTATGGTAGTGATAACCGCGCAGTTCCGCGAGGTCAAAATGCAGCTCGACGGCGGGCGCGCGCGCTGCGAGGAGACGCGCGATTTCCCGCAATTCGGCAAGCGCCTCGATGACGCTCTGGCTGGCGCCGGCGAAGACCTCTTGGGCCTGCGCCAAGATCGATTCCTCGCCGTTAAGCGCGGGGAGCGCGGCCATCCACCCGGCGGCCCGCGGGGCGATGCTCCAATCATTTAAATAACGGTTGATCTCCGGACAAGCCTTGCGCTGTAAGGCATCAAATAAGGTGCTTTCCTGATCGCGATCAAGCGCGGCCTGCCGCGAGAGACCGCGAAAAATGGCCATGTGGCCAAGATCCAAGAGCACCGAATCGAAGCCCGCCGCGGTCAGGGTGTCGAGCATAAGGCACATCACCTCGACATCGCTTTCTAAGCCGCGATGCCCATATAGCTCCGCTCCTATCTGAAAGGGATTACGTGATCCCGCGAAGGAATCCGGCAAGGTATGCAGCACGGGTCCGAGATAGCACAAGCGCGTAGGCGCATCGCGTCGCAAGCGATGGGCGTCGATACGCGCGACCTGCGGGGTCATGTCGGCCCGCACGCCCATGAGCCGGCCGGTCAGTTGATCGGTAAGCTTAAAGGTCTGGAGGTCCAGATCATGCCCCGCCCCCGTCAACAGGGATTCCAAATATTCGATGAGCGGGGGAATGACCAAGTCGTAACCCCAGCTATGGAAGAGATCGAGGATCCTGCGGCGTAACGCCTCGAGGTGCTCGGCTTGGGGAGGTAATGCCTCATCTACGCCCTCGGGCAGGAGCCAGCGGTCCTCTAGCACCATGGGATCAATGAACCCCGACAAGGAGCAAGACGCCGAGCAGCATGCAGGTCAGCCCCGCGAAGCGTAGCGCCGCATCGTCTAAGCGAGCCGCTTGCACCATGAAGCGCCGAAAGGCGCCGGGGTTCAAAAAAGGGGCGATGCCTTCGAGGACCAGCATCAGGCCAAAGGCAACCGCGAATTCTTGCCACATCACAGCGTTAACCGTGCCTTAGCTCCCGGGACGGTCCGGCGCCGATGCGGGACACGGGAGGGGGACGGCGAAAGCGGCGCTTATGGGCTTGCCGGGCTCTTAAAATAATTGAAGAAATCCGACGTCGGATCGAGCAATAAAATATCCTGGTTCTTGCCGAAGCTTTTCTTGTAGGCGTTGAGGCTACGGTAAAACGAATAAAACTCTTCGTTGCGTCCATAGCCGCCGGCGTAAGTCTCGGCGGATTTAGCGTCTCCCTCACCGCGGGTCTGTTCCGCTTCGCGGTAAGCCTCCGCCAAGATCACCGTGCGATCACGGTCCGCGGCGGCGCGAATGCGCTCCGCCGCCTCGGCCCCTTCGGAGCGAAGCTGGCGCGCGGCCCGCTGGCGCTCGGCGCGCATGCGGTCATACACGGCGCTGCTCACTTCTTCGGGAAGGTTGATGCGCTTCGTGCGCACATCCACCACCCTCACGCCGAGCCCAAACCCCTTCTCGCGCACGGTTGCGGTAACGATTTTGGTGACGTCGCCGCGATGACCGGCCACGACTTCTTGCACGGTGCGCTTACCGAACTCCCCGCGCAGACTATCGTTTATTTGCTGAAACAAGAGCTCGCGAGCGATGGTCTCATCACCCCGGGTGCGTTTATAGAAGGTTTCCACGTCTTCGATCTTCCACTTAACGAACGAATCGACGATGACGTCTTTTTTCTCCTTGGTAAGGAACCGCAACGGCTCCGATTCTAGATACATCAAACGCTTCGGGAATTTAAGCACCGTATTCACCACCGGGATCATGAAATGCAATCCGGGCTCGTAATCCGAACGCTGTATTTCCTGGAACCTGAAAAGAATCGCATACTCCCGCTGGTCCACGGTGAAAAGCGAGAACCAACCTATAATCGCGATCAGTACCAGCGATACTATAATCTTAGCGCCAAGCATTAACGTGTCCTGCGGATCCGCCGCTCATCCCGTTCGGAGACCAAAGGCTCGGGCTCCGGGAGCGCGCCCGATTCCGTCACCACAGCGGGAGGATTTAAATGCGCTCGATGCTCGAATAGTTTATCGAGCGGTAAATAGACGAGGTTATTACCGCCTTCGGTATCCAATAACACCTTCGGCGCATTCGCGAGCACCGATTCCATGGCGTCGAGATATAAGCGCTCCCGGGTGATCTGGGGCGCTTTATCGTATTCCACCAAGAGCTGTACGAAGCGGCTGGCGTCGCCTTCGGCCTCGGCGATCACCTTCGACTTATAGGCGTGCGAATCCGCCAACGCGCGGGCTGCGCTGCCGCGCGCCTTGGGGATGATGTCATTACGATAGGTCTCGGCTTCGTTGATCTGACGTTGTTCATCCTCGCGTGCTTTGATAGCGTCGTCAAAGGCGCTCTTGACCTCCTCGGGGGGTTTCGCCGCTTGCATGTTGACGCTGGCGACTATCATCCCCGCCTGATAAGTATCCAGTAGACTTTGGATCCCGACTTGTATTTGGTGTGCTATCTCGCCGCGTCCCGCGGTGAGCACGAAATCCATGTTATTCTTGCCGATAACCGAGCGTATCGTGCTCTCCGTCGCCTGCTCGACCGTGCGATCGGGACCGATGACGTTAAACGCGTAATCCTCTACGTCCTTCACGCGGTAAAAAACCGTAAACTCGACATCGATAATATTCTCATCTTTGGTGAGAATCGACGCGTGGTGAGCTATCGAACGGGTCTGCTCGACATTGACGAGCTCGACACGCTCGATGGGTCTCGGCCAGCGGACACTCAAGCCCGGGGCCAGGCTCGCGACATAAGCGCCAAAGCGAAGCACGATGGCTTGTTCCTGCGCCTTGACCACATACGTCATATTCCAAGCCAGGATGATCACAAGGATAAGCGCAATGCCGGCCCAGGTGCCCCGAGCCGGCGCGCCGCCGGCCGGACCGCCTCCGCCCCCGGTGCCGCCACCGAATAGCCCTTTGAGCTTTGCTTGCAGCTTACGGATCACCTCATCGAGATCGGGCGGGCCGCCCTCGCGTCTGCGATTACCCCACGGGTCGCGGTCCTTACCGCCCCCCGGCTCATTCCAGGCCATCGTTAGTCACTCCGCGCGCTCATGTGGATGGGTATCATACGGGCCTCGGCATGCCGCCGCAAGTTATCGTCGCCGGCTCACCATCCTCGCAACAGAGGGTTTCAAAGCGCCGCCGGCTCATTGCGATGTCAAGCAGCCATCCCTGCTCGCGTGCGTCGTGTTCGCCGCGGACAACGCCTTCGGCATAGAGCCGCGCGCGCAGTCTTGCCGCCG contains:
- a CDS encoding RNA-binding protein, producing the protein MGMKLYVGNMGYGIRSSDLERLFSAHGTVRSAEVITDRSTGQSKGFGFVEMGSDQEAKAAIAALNATQMDGRTVTVNEARPKEGGGGRGPGGYGGGGGDKRGGYGGGGRRY
- the rlmB gene encoding 23S rRNA (guanosine(2251)-2'-O)-methyltransferase RlmB; the protein is MSKRGARDGAGRDPIVCGIHAVRRVLADAPEHALELWIEAGPPNPRLRDLLELAAQQGLAVQRAASRTLDRLAAGVRHQGAVLRCRHPRAPGARDLKTLLAEGTAPPLLLVLDGVQDPHNLGACLRTADSAGAHAVIVPLHRAVGLTAAVQKVASGAAATVPLIQAGNLAAALAEMKELGLQVIGTAGEASDSLFGLDLRGPTALVVGGEEKGLRRLTRERCDRLVHIPMAGAIESLNVSVAAGICLYEAVRQRTGLL
- the rnr gene encoding ribonuclease R, whose translation is MRKQRIEDPHAEREAERYEKPIPSRELILHYLGDCSGPRTHKQIARDLEVVTPEGLQALARRLKAMEREGQVILNRREAYGPVAKLDLLPGRVTAHPDGYGFLVREDGGEDVFLSGRQMRSLLHGDRAVVRVVAKDRRGRTEGALVEVLERANQRLVGRFFSEGGVAFVAPDNKRFHQDILIPGDAAAGAQHGQIVMVDIVRQPDWRRQPIGRVSDILGNHMAPGMEIDIAIRAYDLPHTWPETVLAETAGLGKAVRARDRAGRADLRSLPLVTIDGEDARDFDDAVYCERTAHGWRLLVAIADVSHYVAPGSALDLEAHLRGTSVYFPDRVIPMLPEALSNGLCSLNPEVDRLCLVCEIDVGARGSVQSYQFRKALMRSAARLTYHEVNVIAVERRRASRNRYRALTPHLDELYALYRQLRRRRDARGAIDFESTETKIVFDAARKIERIVPTVRNDAHRLIEECMIAANVAAAEFLAERGLPCLYRIHEPPAREKLDDLRTFLGELGLSLGGGAQPEPRDYAALLAETAGRQDAHLIQTLMLRSLRLAVYSPVNAGHFGLAHSAYTHFTSPIRRYPDLLVHRAIHHLLAKKPDTEFRYGAEQFRSLGDHCSLTERRADEATRDAVAWLKCEFMQDKIGEVYSGIITAVTGFGFFVELKDIYVEGLVHVTSLKNDYYHHDPVRHELRGEHGKRSYRIATEVSVRVVRVDLDGRRIDFDLVP
- a CDS encoding adenylosuccinate synthase, coding for MGKRLVVIGTQWGDEGKGKIVDLLTERVAAVARFQGGHNAGHTVVIGGTKTILHLIPSGILRPDVQCLIGNGVVVSPQALLEEIALLEQVGIAARARLKVSEACPLILPYHVELDIAREKARGNAALGTTGRGIGPAYEDKVARRAVRMGDLRHRERFAVKLGEVLDFHNFVLKHYYQCKPLDFQALLDEHLGYAEELIPLTADVTGLLNDYQRRDENVLFEGAQGTLLDIDHGTYPYVTSSNTTAGGAATGTGVGPRCFDYVLGITKAYTTRVGSGPFPTELADEMGEYLARRGHEFGATTGRRRRCGWFDAVPLRRSCQINSISGLCITKLDVLDRLDTIRVCVGYNYEGGLRSTPPTGAEAFAHCEPVYEDLPGWHASTEGITSYSELPDYAKAYLERLAALTETPIDMISTGPERSATIVLKKLLD
- a CDS encoding ATP phosphoribosyltransferase regulatory subunit; this encodes MVLEDRWLLPEGVDEALPPQAEHLEALRRRILDLFHSWGYDLVIPPLIEYLESLLTGAGHDLDLQTFKLTDQLTGRLMGVRADMTPQVARIDAHRLRRDAPTRLCYLGPVLHTLPDSFAGSRNPFQIGAELYGHRGLESDVEVMCLMLDTLTAAGFDSVLLDLGHMAIFRGLSRQAALDRDQESTLFDALQRKACPEINRYLNDWSIAPRAAGWMAALPALNGEESILAQAQEVFAGASQSVIEALAELREIARLLAARAPAVELHFDLAELRGYHYHTGVMFAAYVPGQGQALAKGGRYDDIGRIFGRARPATGFSTDLKLLVGSGAAAGGAQDAVFAPWSEDVRLAAAVAELRRGGRRVVYALPGQAGGAPEVGCNKMLNCINGQWQVTDVPQE
- a CDS encoding DUF2065 domain-containing protein — translated: MWQEFAVAFGLMLVLEGIAPFLNPGAFRRFMVQAARLDDAALRFAGLTCMLLGVLLLVGVH
- the hflC gene encoding protease modulator HflC, encoding MLGAKIIVSLVLIAIIGWFSLFTVDQREYAILFRFQEIQRSDYEPGLHFMIPVVNTVLKFPKRLMYLESEPLRFLTKEKKDVIVDSFVKWKIEDVETFYKRTRGDETIARELLFQQINDSLRGEFGKRTVQEVVAGHRGDVTKIVTATVREKGFGLGVRVVDVRTKRINLPEEVSSAVYDRMRAERQRAARQLRSEGAEAAERIRAAADRDRTVILAEAYREAEQTRGEGDAKSAETYAGGYGRNEEFYSFYRSLNAYKKSFGKNQDILLLDPTSDFFNYFKSPASP
- the hflK gene encoding FtsH protease activity modulator HflK; the encoded protein is MAWNEPGGGKDRDPWGNRRREGGPPDLDEVIRKLQAKLKGLFGGGTGGGGGPAGGAPARGTWAGIALILVIILAWNMTYVVKAQEQAIVLRFGAYVASLAPGLSVRWPRPIERVELVNVEQTRSIAHHASILTKDENIIDVEFTVFYRVKDVEDYAFNVIGPDRTVEQATESTIRSVIGKNNMDFVLTAGRGEIAHQIQVGIQSLLDTYQAGMIVASVNMQAAKPPEEVKSAFDDAIKAREDEQRQINEAETYRNDIIPKARGSAARALADSHAYKSKVIAEAEGDASRFVQLLVEYDKAPQITRERLYLDAMESVLANAPKVLLDTEGGNNLVYLPLDKLFEHRAHLNPPAVVTESGALPEPEPLVSERDERRIRRTR